A portion of the Macaca mulatta isolate MMU2019108-1 chromosome 4, T2T-MMU8v2.0, whole genome shotgun sequence genome contains these proteins:
- the VARS1 gene encoding valine--tRNA ligase isoform X2 — protein MSILYVSPHPDAFPSLRALIAARYGEAGEGPGWGGAHPRICLQPPPTSRTPFPPPRLPALEQGPGGLWVWGATAVSQLLWPAGLGGPGGSRAAVLVQQWVSYADTELIPAACGATLPALGLRSSAQDPQAVLGALGRALSPLEEWLRLHTYLAGEAPTLADLAAVTALLLPFRYVLDPPARRIWNNVTRWFVTCVRQPEFRAVLGEVVLYSGARPLSHQPGPETPALPKTAAQLKKEAKKREKLEKFQQKQKIQQQQPPAGEQKKPKPEKREKRDPGVITYDLPTPPGEKKDVSGPMPDSYSPRYVEAAWYPWWEQQGFFKPEYGRPNVSAANPRGVFMMCIPPPNVTGSLHLGHALTNAIQDSLTRWHRMRGETTLWNPGCDHAGIATQVVVEKKLWREQGLSRHQLGREAFLQEVWKWKEEKGDRIYHQLKKLGSSLDWDRACFTMDPKLSAAVTEAFVRLHEEGVIYRSTRLVNWSCTLNSAISDIEVDKKELTGRTLLSVPGYKEKVEFGVLVSFAYKVQGSDSDEEVVVATTRIETMLGDVAVAVHPKDTRYQHLKGKNVIHPFLSRSLPIVFDEFVDMDFGTGAVKITPAHDQNDYEVGQRHGLEAISIMDSRGALINVPPPFLGLPRFEARKAVLVALKERGLFRGVEDNPMVVPLCNRSKDVVEPLLRPQWYVRCGEMAQAASAAVTRGDLRILPEAHQRTWHAWMDNIREWCISRQLWWGHRIPAYFVTVSDPAVPPGEDPDGRYWVSGRNEAEAREKAAKEFGVSPDKISLQQDEDVLDTWFSSGLFPLSIFGWPNQSEDLSVFYPGTLLETGHDILFFWVARMVMLGLKLTGRLPFREVYLHAIVRDAHGRKMSKSLGNVIDPLDVIYGVSLQGLHDQLLNSNLDPSEVEKAKEGQKADFPAGIPECGTDALRFGLCAYTSQGRDINLDVNRILGYRHFCNKLWNATKFALRGLGKGFVPSPTSQPGGHESLVDRWIRSRLTEAVRLSNQGFQAYDFPAATTAQYSFWLYELCDVYLECLKPVLNGVDQVAAECARQTLYTCLDVGLRLLSPFMPFVTEELFQRLPRRMPQAPPSLCVTPYPEPSECSWKDPEAEAALELALSITRAVRSLRADYNLTRIRPDCFLEVADEATGALASAVSGYVQALSSAGVVAVLALGAPAPQGCAVALASDRCSIHLQLQGLVDPVRELGKLQAKRVEAQRQAQRLRERRAASGYPVKVPLEVQEADEAKLQQTEAELRKVDEAIALFQKML, from the exons ATGTCCATCCTCTACGTCTCCCCTCACCCAGATGCCTTCCCCAGCCTCCGAGCCCTCATAGCCGCTCGCTatggggaggctggggagggtccCGGATGGGGAGGAGCCCACCCCCGCATCTGTCTCCAGCCGCCCCCGACTAGCAGGACTCCCTTTCCCCCACCCCGCCTGCCGGCCCTGGAGCAGGGGCCCGGTGGACTCTGGGTGTGGGGGGCCACGGCTGTGTCCCAGTTGCTGTGGCCTGCAGGCCTGGGAGGCCCAGGGGGCAGCCGGGCTGCTGTCCTCGTCCAACAGTGGGTCAGTTACGCCGACACGGAGTTAATACCAGCTGCCTGTGGAGCAACGCTGCCGGCCCTGGGCCTCCGAAGCTCGGCCCAGGACCCCCAG GCTGTGCTGGGGGCCCTGGGCAGGGCCTTGAGCCCCTTGGAGGAGTGGCTTCGGCTGCACACCTACTTGGCCGGGGAGGCCCCTACTCTGGCTGACCTGGCGGCTGTcacagccttgctgctgcctttcCGATAC GTCCTAGACCCACCTGCCCGCCGGATCTGGAATAATGTGACTCGCTGGTTTGTCACGTGTGTCCGGCAGCCAGAATTCCGAGCGGTGCTGGGAGAAGTAGTTCTATACTCAGGGGCCAGGCCTCTCTCTCATCAGCCAG GCCCCGAGACTCCTGCCCTCCCAAAGACAGCTGCTCAGCTcaagaaagaggcaaagaaaCGGGAGAAGCTAGAGAAATTCCAACAGAAGCAGAAGATCCAACAGCAGCAGCCACCTGCAGGGGAG CAGAAGAAACCAAAACCAGAGAAGAGGGAGAAACGGGATCCTGGGGTCATTACCTATGACCTCCCAACCCCACCCGGGGAAAAGAAAG ATGTCAGTGGCCCCATGCCCGACTCCTACAGCCCTCGGTATGTGGAGGCTGCCTGGTACCCTTGGTGGGAGCAGCAGGGCTTCTTCAAGCCAGAGTATGGG CGTCCTAATGTGTCAGCAGCAAATCCCCGAGGTGTCTTCATGATGTGCATCCCACCCCCCAACGTGACAGGCTCCCTGCACCTGGGCCATGCGCTCACCAACGCCATCCAGGACTCCCTGACTCGATG GCACCGTATGCGTGGGGAGACCACCCTGTGGAACCCTGGCTGTGACCATGCAGGTATTGCCACCCAGGTGGTGGTGGAGAAGAAGCTATGGCGTGAGCAGGGGCTGAGCCGGCACCAGCTGGGCCGCGAGGCCTTTCTACAGGAGGTCTGGAAGTGGAAGGAGGA GAAAGGTGACCGGATTTACCACCAGTTGAAGAAGCTCGGCAGCTCCTTGGACTGGGATCGAGCCTGTTTCACCATGGACCCT AAACTCTCAGCAGCTGTGACAGAGGCCTTTGTCCGGCTTCACGAGGAAGGTGTCATCTATCGCAGTACCCGCCTTGTTAACTGGTCCTGCACTCTCAACTCCGCCATCTCTGACATTGAG gtggatAAGAAGGAGCTGACAGGTCGCACCCTGCTCTCCGTGCCTGGCTACAAGGAGAAGGTGGAGTTCGGGGTCCTCGTGTCCTTTGCCTATAAGGTCCAAGGCTCAG ACAGCGACgaggaggtggtggtggcaaCAACTCGGATCGAGACAATGCTGGGAGATGTGGCTGTAGCTGTGCACCCCAAAGATACCAGATACCAG CACCTGAAGGGGAAGAACGTGATCCACCCATTCCTGTCTCGGAGCCTTCCCATTGTCTTCGATGAATTTGTGGACATGGATTTTGGCACAG GTGCTGTGAAGATCACCCCCGCACATGACCAAAACGACTATGAAGTTGGGCAGCGGCACGGGCTGGAGGCCATCAGCATCATGGACTCCCGGGGGGCCCTCATCAACGTGCCTCCGCCTTTCCTG GGCCTGCCTAGGTTTGAGGCCAGGAAAGCGGTGCTGGTGGCGCTGAAGGAGCGGGGACTGTTCCGTGGCGTTGAGGACAACCCCATGGTGGTGCCACTTTGCAA CCGGTCGAAGGACGTGGTAGAGCCTCTGCTGCGGCCGCAGTGGTACGTTCGCTGCGGGGAGATGGCCCAGGCTGCCAGCGCCGCTGTGACTCGGGGCGACCTCCGCATCCTGCCTGAGGCCCATCAGCGCACATGGCATGCCTGGATGGACAACATCCG GGAGTGGTGCATTTCCAGGCAGCTGTGGTGGGGCCATCGCATCCCAGCCTACTTTGTCACTGTCAGTGACCCAGCGGTGCCCCCTGGGGAG GACCCTGACGGGCGGTACTGGGTGAGTGGACGCAACGAGGCGGAGGCCCGGGAGAAGGCAGCCAAGGAGTTCGGAGTGTCCCCTGACAAGATCAGTCTCCAGCAAG ATGAGGATGTATTGGATACCTGGTTCTCCTCCGGCCTCTTCCCCTTATCCATTTTTGGCTGGCCCAACCAG TCAGAAGACCTGAGTGTGTTCTACCCTGGGACACTGCTGGAGACTGGTCACGACATCCTCTTCTTCTGGGTGGCCCGGATGGTCATGCTGGGCCTGAAGCTCACGGGCAGGCTGCCCTTTAGAGAG GTCTACCTCCATGCCATCGTGCGAGATGCTCATGGCCGGAAGATGAGCAAGTCTCTAGGCAATGTCATCGATCCCCTGGACGTCATCTATGGAGTCTCCCTGCAG GGCCTCCACGACCAGCTACTGAACAGCAACCTGGATCCCAGCGAGGTGGAGAAGGCCAAAGAAGGGCAG AAAGCTGACTTCCCAGCGGGGATTCCCGAGTGTGGCACCGATGCTCTCCGGTTTGGATTATGTGCCTACACGTCCCAGG GTCGTGACATCAACCTGGATGTGAACCGGATACTGGGTTACCGCCACTTCTGCAACAAGCTCTGGAATGCCACCAAGTTTGCCCTTCGTGGCCTTGGGAAGGGTTTTGtgccctcacccacctcccag CCCGGAGGCCATGAAAGCCTGGTGGACCGCTGGATCCGCAGCCGCCTGACAGAGGCTGTGAGGCTCAGCAATCAAGGCTTCCAGGCCTACGACTTCCCGGCCGCCACCACTGCCCAGTACAGCTTCTGGCTCTATGAGCTCTGTGATGTCTACTTG GAGTGCCTAAAACCTGTACTGAATGGGGTAGACCAGGTGGCAGCCGAGTGTGCCCGCCAGACCCTGTACACCTGCCTGGACGTTGGCCTGCGGCTGCTCTCGCCCTTCATGCCCTTCGTGACGGAGGAGCTGTTCCAGAGGCTGCCCCGGAGGATGCCGCAAGCTCCCCCTAGCCTCTGTGTCACCCCCTACCCAGAGCCCTCAGAG TGCTCCTGGAAGGACCCTGAGGCAGAAGCTGCCCTTGAGCTGGCGCTAAGCATCACGCGAGCTGTGCGCTCCCTGCGGGCTGACTACAACCTCACCCGGATCCGGCCTGACT GCTTCCTGGAAGTGGCGGATGAGGCCACGGGCGCCCTGGCATCGGCTGTGTCGGGCTACGTGCAGGCGCTGTCCAGCGCAGGTGTGGTGGCTGTTCTGGCCCTGGGGGCTCCCGCCCCGCAGGGTTGCGCTGTGGCTCTGGCCTCTGATCG
- the VARS1 gene encoding valine--tRNA ligase isoform X4 → MSILYVSPHPDAFPSLRALIAARYGEAGEGPGWGGAHPRICLQPPPTSRTPFPPPRLPALEQGPGGLWVWGATAVSQLLWPAGLGGPGGSRAAVLVQQWVSYADTELIPAACGATLPALGLRSSAQDPQAVLGALGRALSPLEEWLRLHTYLAGEAPTLADLAAVTALLLPFRYVLDPPARRIWNNVTRWFVTCVRQPEFRAVLGEVVLYSGARPLSHQPGPETPALPKTAAQLKKEAKKREKLEKFQQKQKIQQQQPPAGEQKKPKPEKREKRDPGVITYDLPTPPGEKKDVSGPMPDSYSPRYVEAAWYPWWEQQGFFKPEYGRPNVSAANPRGVFMMCIPPPNVTGSLHLGHALTNAIQDSLTRWHRMRGETTLWNPGCDHAGIATQVVVEKKLWREQGLSRHQLGREAFLQEVWKWKEEKGDRIYHQLKKLGSSLDWDRACFTMDPKLSAAVTEAFVRLHEEGVIYRSTRLVNWSCTLNSAISDIEVDKKELTGRTLLSVPGYKEKVEFGVLVSFAYKVQDSDEEVVVATTRIETMLGDVAVAVHPKDTRYQHLKGKNVIHPFLSRSLPIVFDEFVDMDFGTGAVKITPAHDQNDYEVGQRHGLEAISIMDSRGALINVPPPFLGLPRFEARKAVLVALKERGLFRGVEDNPMVVPLCNRSKDVVEPLLRPQWYVRCGEMAQAASAAVTRGDLRILPEAHQRTWHAWMDNIREWCISRQLWWGHRIPAYFVTVSDPAVPPGEDPDGRYWVSGRNEAEAREKAAKEFGVSPDKISLQQDEDVLDTWFSSGLFPLSIFGWPNQSEDLSVFYPGTLLETGHDILFFWVARMVMLGLKLTGRLPFREVYLHAIVRDAHGRKMSKSLGNVIDPLDVIYGVSLQGLHDQLLNSNLDPSEVEKAKEGQKADFPAGIPECGTDALRFGLCAYTSQGRDINLDVNRILGYRHFCNKLWNATKFALRGLGKGFVPSPTSQPGGHESLVDRWIRSRLTEAVRLSNQGFQAYDFPAATTAQYSFWLYELCDVYLECLKPVLNGVDQVAAECARQTLYTCLDVGLRLLSPFMPFVTEELFQRLPRRMPQAPPSLCVTPYPEPSECSWKDPEAEAALELALSITRAVRSLRADYNLTRIRPDCFLEVADEATGALASAVSGYVQALSSAGVVAVLALGAPAPQGCAVALASDRCSIHLQLQGLVDPVRELGKLQAKRVEAQRQAQRLRERRAASGYPVKVPLEVQEADEAKLQQTEAELRKVDEAIALFQKML, encoded by the exons ATGTCCATCCTCTACGTCTCCCCTCACCCAGATGCCTTCCCCAGCCTCCGAGCCCTCATAGCCGCTCGCTatggggaggctggggagggtccCGGATGGGGAGGAGCCCACCCCCGCATCTGTCTCCAGCCGCCCCCGACTAGCAGGACTCCCTTTCCCCCACCCCGCCTGCCGGCCCTGGAGCAGGGGCCCGGTGGACTCTGGGTGTGGGGGGCCACGGCTGTGTCCCAGTTGCTGTGGCCTGCAGGCCTGGGAGGCCCAGGGGGCAGCCGGGCTGCTGTCCTCGTCCAACAGTGGGTCAGTTACGCCGACACGGAGTTAATACCAGCTGCCTGTGGAGCAACGCTGCCGGCCCTGGGCCTCCGAAGCTCGGCCCAGGACCCCCAG GCTGTGCTGGGGGCCCTGGGCAGGGCCTTGAGCCCCTTGGAGGAGTGGCTTCGGCTGCACACCTACTTGGCCGGGGAGGCCCCTACTCTGGCTGACCTGGCGGCTGTcacagccttgctgctgcctttcCGATAC GTCCTAGACCCACCTGCCCGCCGGATCTGGAATAATGTGACTCGCTGGTTTGTCACGTGTGTCCGGCAGCCAGAATTCCGAGCGGTGCTGGGAGAAGTAGTTCTATACTCAGGGGCCAGGCCTCTCTCTCATCAGCCAG GCCCCGAGACTCCTGCCCTCCCAAAGACAGCTGCTCAGCTcaagaaagaggcaaagaaaCGGGAGAAGCTAGAGAAATTCCAACAGAAGCAGAAGATCCAACAGCAGCAGCCACCTGCAGGGGAG CAGAAGAAACCAAAACCAGAGAAGAGGGAGAAACGGGATCCTGGGGTCATTACCTATGACCTCCCAACCCCACCCGGGGAAAAGAAAG ATGTCAGTGGCCCCATGCCCGACTCCTACAGCCCTCGGTATGTGGAGGCTGCCTGGTACCCTTGGTGGGAGCAGCAGGGCTTCTTCAAGCCAGAGTATGGG CGTCCTAATGTGTCAGCAGCAAATCCCCGAGGTGTCTTCATGATGTGCATCCCACCCCCCAACGTGACAGGCTCCCTGCACCTGGGCCATGCGCTCACCAACGCCATCCAGGACTCCCTGACTCGATG GCACCGTATGCGTGGGGAGACCACCCTGTGGAACCCTGGCTGTGACCATGCAGGTATTGCCACCCAGGTGGTGGTGGAGAAGAAGCTATGGCGTGAGCAGGGGCTGAGCCGGCACCAGCTGGGCCGCGAGGCCTTTCTACAGGAGGTCTGGAAGTGGAAGGAGGA GAAAGGTGACCGGATTTACCACCAGTTGAAGAAGCTCGGCAGCTCCTTGGACTGGGATCGAGCCTGTTTCACCATGGACCCT AAACTCTCAGCAGCTGTGACAGAGGCCTTTGTCCGGCTTCACGAGGAAGGTGTCATCTATCGCAGTACCCGCCTTGTTAACTGGTCCTGCACTCTCAACTCCGCCATCTCTGACATTGAG gtggatAAGAAGGAGCTGACAGGTCGCACCCTGCTCTCCGTGCCTGGCTACAAGGAGAAGGTGGAGTTCGGGGTCCTCGTGTCCTTTGCCTATAAGGTCCAAG ACAGCGACgaggaggtggtggtggcaaCAACTCGGATCGAGACAATGCTGGGAGATGTGGCTGTAGCTGTGCACCCCAAAGATACCAGATACCAG CACCTGAAGGGGAAGAACGTGATCCACCCATTCCTGTCTCGGAGCCTTCCCATTGTCTTCGATGAATTTGTGGACATGGATTTTGGCACAG GTGCTGTGAAGATCACCCCCGCACATGACCAAAACGACTATGAAGTTGGGCAGCGGCACGGGCTGGAGGCCATCAGCATCATGGACTCCCGGGGGGCCCTCATCAACGTGCCTCCGCCTTTCCTG GGCCTGCCTAGGTTTGAGGCCAGGAAAGCGGTGCTGGTGGCGCTGAAGGAGCGGGGACTGTTCCGTGGCGTTGAGGACAACCCCATGGTGGTGCCACTTTGCAA CCGGTCGAAGGACGTGGTAGAGCCTCTGCTGCGGCCGCAGTGGTACGTTCGCTGCGGGGAGATGGCCCAGGCTGCCAGCGCCGCTGTGACTCGGGGCGACCTCCGCATCCTGCCTGAGGCCCATCAGCGCACATGGCATGCCTGGATGGACAACATCCG GGAGTGGTGCATTTCCAGGCAGCTGTGGTGGGGCCATCGCATCCCAGCCTACTTTGTCACTGTCAGTGACCCAGCGGTGCCCCCTGGGGAG GACCCTGACGGGCGGTACTGGGTGAGTGGACGCAACGAGGCGGAGGCCCGGGAGAAGGCAGCCAAGGAGTTCGGAGTGTCCCCTGACAAGATCAGTCTCCAGCAAG ATGAGGATGTATTGGATACCTGGTTCTCCTCCGGCCTCTTCCCCTTATCCATTTTTGGCTGGCCCAACCAG TCAGAAGACCTGAGTGTGTTCTACCCTGGGACACTGCTGGAGACTGGTCACGACATCCTCTTCTTCTGGGTGGCCCGGATGGTCATGCTGGGCCTGAAGCTCACGGGCAGGCTGCCCTTTAGAGAG GTCTACCTCCATGCCATCGTGCGAGATGCTCATGGCCGGAAGATGAGCAAGTCTCTAGGCAATGTCATCGATCCCCTGGACGTCATCTATGGAGTCTCCCTGCAG GGCCTCCACGACCAGCTACTGAACAGCAACCTGGATCCCAGCGAGGTGGAGAAGGCCAAAGAAGGGCAG AAAGCTGACTTCCCAGCGGGGATTCCCGAGTGTGGCACCGATGCTCTCCGGTTTGGATTATGTGCCTACACGTCCCAGG GTCGTGACATCAACCTGGATGTGAACCGGATACTGGGTTACCGCCACTTCTGCAACAAGCTCTGGAATGCCACCAAGTTTGCCCTTCGTGGCCTTGGGAAGGGTTTTGtgccctcacccacctcccag CCCGGAGGCCATGAAAGCCTGGTGGACCGCTGGATCCGCAGCCGCCTGACAGAGGCTGTGAGGCTCAGCAATCAAGGCTTCCAGGCCTACGACTTCCCGGCCGCCACCACTGCCCAGTACAGCTTCTGGCTCTATGAGCTCTGTGATGTCTACTTG GAGTGCCTAAAACCTGTACTGAATGGGGTAGACCAGGTGGCAGCCGAGTGTGCCCGCCAGACCCTGTACACCTGCCTGGACGTTGGCCTGCGGCTGCTCTCGCCCTTCATGCCCTTCGTGACGGAGGAGCTGTTCCAGAGGCTGCCCCGGAGGATGCCGCAAGCTCCCCCTAGCCTCTGTGTCACCCCCTACCCAGAGCCCTCAGAG TGCTCCTGGAAGGACCCTGAGGCAGAAGCTGCCCTTGAGCTGGCGCTAAGCATCACGCGAGCTGTGCGCTCCCTGCGGGCTGACTACAACCTCACCCGGATCCGGCCTGACT GCTTCCTGGAAGTGGCGGATGAGGCCACGGGCGCCCTGGCATCGGCTGTGTCGGGCTACGTGCAGGCGCTGTCCAGCGCAGGTGTGGTGGCTGTTCTGGCCCTGGGGGCTCCCGCCCCGCAGGGTTGCGCTGTGGCTCTGGCCTCTGATCG
- the VARS1 gene encoding valine--tRNA ligase isoform X1, producing the protein MSILYVSPHPDAFPSLRALIAARYGEAGEGPGWGGAHPRICLQPPPTSRTPFPPPRLPALEQGPGGLWVWGATAVSQLLWPAGLGGPGGSRAAVLVQQWVSYADTELIPAACGATLPALGLRSSAQDPQAVLGALGRALSPLEEWLRLHTYLAGEAPTLADLAAVTALLLPFRYVLDPPARRIWNNVTRWFVTCVRQPEFRAVLGEVVLYSGARPLSHQPGPETPALPKTAAQLKKEAKKREKLEKFQQKQKIQQQQPPAGEKKPKPEKREKRDPGVITYDLPTPPGEKKDVSGPMPDSYSPRYVEAAWYPWWEQQGFFKPEYGRPNVSAANPRGVFMMCIPPPNVTGSLHLGHALTNAIQDSLTRWHRMRGETTLWNPGCDHAGIATQVVVEKKLWREQGLSRHQLGREAFLQEVWKWKEEKGDRIYHQLKKLGSSLDWDRACFTMDPKLSAAVTEAFVRLHEEGVIYRSTRLVNWSCTLNSAISDIEVDKKELTGRTLLSVPGYKEKVEFGVLVSFAYKVQGSDSDEEVVVATTRIETMLGDVAVAVHPKDTRYQHLKGKNVIHPFLSRSLPIVFDEFVDMDFGTGAVKITPAHDQNDYEVGQRHGLEAISIMDSRGALINVPPPFLGLPRFEARKAVLVALKERGLFRGVEDNPMVVPLCNRSKDVVEPLLRPQWYVRCGEMAQAASAAVTRGDLRILPEAHQRTWHAWMDNIREWCISRQLWWGHRIPAYFVTVSDPAVPPGEDPDGRYWVSGRNEAEAREKAAKEFGVSPDKISLQQDEDVLDTWFSSGLFPLSIFGWPNQSEDLSVFYPGTLLETGHDILFFWVARMVMLGLKLTGRLPFREVRRQPRPSHHPQPPLLLSCSAAQAPLARACPPALQVYLHAIVRDAHGRKMSKSLGNVIDPLDVIYGVSLQGLHDQLLNSNLDPSEVEKAKEGQKADFPAGIPECGTDALRFGLCAYTSQGRDINLDVNRILGYRHFCNKLWNATKFALRGLGKGFVPSPTSQPGGHESLVDRWIRSRLTEAVRLSNQGFQAYDFPAATTAQYSFWLYELCDVYLECLKPVLNGVDQVAAECARQTLYTCLDVGLRLLSPFMPFVTEELFQRLPRRMPQAPPSLCVTPYPEPSECSWKDPEAEAALELALSITRAVRSLRADYNLTRIRPDCFLEVADEATGALASAVSGYVQALSSAGVVAVLALGAPAPQGCAVALASDRCSIHLQLQGLVDPVRELGKLQAKRVEAQRQAQRLRERRAASGYPVKVPLEVQEADEAKLQQTEAELRKVDEAIALFQKML; encoded by the exons ATGTCCATCCTCTACGTCTCCCCTCACCCAGATGCCTTCCCCAGCCTCCGAGCCCTCATAGCCGCTCGCTatggggaggctggggagggtccCGGATGGGGAGGAGCCCACCCCCGCATCTGTCTCCAGCCGCCCCCGACTAGCAGGACTCCCTTTCCCCCACCCCGCCTGCCGGCCCTGGAGCAGGGGCCCGGTGGACTCTGGGTGTGGGGGGCCACGGCTGTGTCCCAGTTGCTGTGGCCTGCAGGCCTGGGAGGCCCAGGGGGCAGCCGGGCTGCTGTCCTCGTCCAACAGTGGGTCAGTTACGCCGACACGGAGTTAATACCAGCTGCCTGTGGAGCAACGCTGCCGGCCCTGGGCCTCCGAAGCTCGGCCCAGGACCCCCAG GCTGTGCTGGGGGCCCTGGGCAGGGCCTTGAGCCCCTTGGAGGAGTGGCTTCGGCTGCACACCTACTTGGCCGGGGAGGCCCCTACTCTGGCTGACCTGGCGGCTGTcacagccttgctgctgcctttcCGATAC GTCCTAGACCCACCTGCCCGCCGGATCTGGAATAATGTGACTCGCTGGTTTGTCACGTGTGTCCGGCAGCCAGAATTCCGAGCGGTGCTGGGAGAAGTAGTTCTATACTCAGGGGCCAGGCCTCTCTCTCATCAGCCAG GCCCCGAGACTCCTGCCCTCCCAAAGACAGCTGCTCAGCTcaagaaagaggcaaagaaaCGGGAGAAGCTAGAGAAATTCCAACAGAAGCAGAAGATCCAACAGCAGCAGCCACCTGCAGGGGAG AAGAAACCAAAACCAGAGAAGAGGGAGAAACGGGATCCTGGGGTCATTACCTATGACCTCCCAACCCCACCCGGGGAAAAGAAAG ATGTCAGTGGCCCCATGCCCGACTCCTACAGCCCTCGGTATGTGGAGGCTGCCTGGTACCCTTGGTGGGAGCAGCAGGGCTTCTTCAAGCCAGAGTATGGG CGTCCTAATGTGTCAGCAGCAAATCCCCGAGGTGTCTTCATGATGTGCATCCCACCCCCCAACGTGACAGGCTCCCTGCACCTGGGCCATGCGCTCACCAACGCCATCCAGGACTCCCTGACTCGATG GCACCGTATGCGTGGGGAGACCACCCTGTGGAACCCTGGCTGTGACCATGCAGGTATTGCCACCCAGGTGGTGGTGGAGAAGAAGCTATGGCGTGAGCAGGGGCTGAGCCGGCACCAGCTGGGCCGCGAGGCCTTTCTACAGGAGGTCTGGAAGTGGAAGGAGGA GAAAGGTGACCGGATTTACCACCAGTTGAAGAAGCTCGGCAGCTCCTTGGACTGGGATCGAGCCTGTTTCACCATGGACCCT AAACTCTCAGCAGCTGTGACAGAGGCCTTTGTCCGGCTTCACGAGGAAGGTGTCATCTATCGCAGTACCCGCCTTGTTAACTGGTCCTGCACTCTCAACTCCGCCATCTCTGACATTGAG gtggatAAGAAGGAGCTGACAGGTCGCACCCTGCTCTCCGTGCCTGGCTACAAGGAGAAGGTGGAGTTCGGGGTCCTCGTGTCCTTTGCCTATAAGGTCCAAGGCTCAG ACAGCGACgaggaggtggtggtggcaaCAACTCGGATCGAGACAATGCTGGGAGATGTGGCTGTAGCTGTGCACCCCAAAGATACCAGATACCAG CACCTGAAGGGGAAGAACGTGATCCACCCATTCCTGTCTCGGAGCCTTCCCATTGTCTTCGATGAATTTGTGGACATGGATTTTGGCACAG GTGCTGTGAAGATCACCCCCGCACATGACCAAAACGACTATGAAGTTGGGCAGCGGCACGGGCTGGAGGCCATCAGCATCATGGACTCCCGGGGGGCCCTCATCAACGTGCCTCCGCCTTTCCTG GGCCTGCCTAGGTTTGAGGCCAGGAAAGCGGTGCTGGTGGCGCTGAAGGAGCGGGGACTGTTCCGTGGCGTTGAGGACAACCCCATGGTGGTGCCACTTTGCAA CCGGTCGAAGGACGTGGTAGAGCCTCTGCTGCGGCCGCAGTGGTACGTTCGCTGCGGGGAGATGGCCCAGGCTGCCAGCGCCGCTGTGACTCGGGGCGACCTCCGCATCCTGCCTGAGGCCCATCAGCGCACATGGCATGCCTGGATGGACAACATCCG GGAGTGGTGCATTTCCAGGCAGCTGTGGTGGGGCCATCGCATCCCAGCCTACTTTGTCACTGTCAGTGACCCAGCGGTGCCCCCTGGGGAG GACCCTGACGGGCGGTACTGGGTGAGTGGACGCAACGAGGCGGAGGCCCGGGAGAAGGCAGCCAAGGAGTTCGGAGTGTCCCCTGACAAGATCAGTCTCCAGCAAG ATGAGGATGTATTGGATACCTGGTTCTCCTCCGGCCTCTTCCCCTTATCCATTTTTGGCTGGCCCAACCAG TCAGAAGACCTGAGTGTGTTCTACCCTGGGACACTGCTGGAGACTGGTCACGACATCCTCTTCTTCTGGGTGGCCCGGATGGTCATGCTGGGCCTGAAGCTCACGGGCAGGCTGCCCTTTAGAGAGGTGCGGAGACAGCCGAGACCCTCCCATCACCCCCAGCCTCCTCTCCTGCTGTCCTGTTCTGCAGCACAGGCCCCGC TCGCACGGGCCTGCCCACCTGCTCTTCAGGTCTACCTCCATGCCATCGTGCGAGATGCTCATGGCCGGAAGATGAGCAAGTCTCTAGGCAATGTCATCGATCCCCTGGACGTCATCTATGGAGTCTCCCTGCAG GGCCTCCACGACCAGCTACTGAACAGCAACCTGGATCCCAGCGAGGTGGAGAAGGCCAAAGAAGGGCAG AAAGCTGACTTCCCAGCGGGGATTCCCGAGTGTGGCACCGATGCTCTCCGGTTTGGATTATGTGCCTACACGTCCCAGG GTCGTGACATCAACCTGGATGTGAACCGGATACTGGGTTACCGCCACTTCTGCAACAAGCTCTGGAATGCCACCAAGTTTGCCCTTCGTGGCCTTGGGAAGGGTTTTGtgccctcacccacctcccag CCCGGAGGCCATGAAAGCCTGGTGGACCGCTGGATCCGCAGCCGCCTGACAGAGGCTGTGAGGCTCAGCAATCAAGGCTTCCAGGCCTACGACTTCCCGGCCGCCACCACTGCCCAGTACAGCTTCTGGCTCTATGAGCTCTGTGATGTCTACTTG GAGTGCCTAAAACCTGTACTGAATGGGGTAGACCAGGTGGCAGCCGAGTGTGCCCGCCAGACCCTGTACACCTGCCTGGACGTTGGCCTGCGGCTGCTCTCGCCCTTCATGCCCTTCGTGACGGAGGAGCTGTTCCAGAGGCTGCCCCGGAGGATGCCGCAAGCTCCCCCTAGCCTCTGTGTCACCCCCTACCCAGAGCCCTCAGAG TGCTCCTGGAAGGACCCTGAGGCAGAAGCTGCCCTTGAGCTGGCGCTAAGCATCACGCGAGCTGTGCGCTCCCTGCGGGCTGACTACAACCTCACCCGGATCCGGCCTGACT GCTTCCTGGAAGTGGCGGATGAGGCCACGGGCGCCCTGGCATCGGCTGTGTCGGGCTACGTGCAGGCGCTGTCCAGCGCAGGTGTGGTGGCTGTTCTGGCCCTGGGGGCTCCCGCCCCGCAGGGTTGCGCTGTGGCTCTGGCCTCTGATCG